In Bacteroidota bacterium, a single window of DNA contains:
- a CDS encoding DUF5615 family PIN-like protein, giving the protein MGQVKLYLDEDIPIGIELALKSRGYDVVSTRKMHNLGATDNKQLEFAVSEGGCIVTRNAKDFILLAKVYWKQQRSHHGIILTRKVDVSVLVHALAVFIHSKALEEVNNQTWWI; this is encoded by the coding sequence ATGGGTCAGGTAAAATTATACTTGGATGAAGATATTCCAATTGGTATTGAATTGGCACTAAAAAGCCGTGGTTATGATGTTGTCAGCACAAGAAAAATGCATAATTTAGGAGCCACAGACAATAAACAATTAGAATTTGCAGTGAGTGAGGGAGGTTGTATTGTAACAAGAAATGCCAAAGATTTTATTTTGTTAGCTAAAGTATATTGGAAACAACAACGTAGCCATCATGGAATTATTCTTACACGGAAGGTAGATGTTAGTGTCCTCGTACATGCATTAGCCGTTTTTATCCATTCAAAGGCTTTAGAAGAAGTTAATAACCAAACGTGGTGGATATAA
- a CDS encoding cob(I)yrinic acid a,c-diamide adenosyltransferase, with protein sequence MKIYTKTGDKGETSLYGGKRVSKAAIRIEAYGTVDELNSVIGICRAMNPPQRVDEALIKIQHQLFTLGADLASPLSNRKNKNVPRISEDDAKFLEELIDKLDSEIKPLRNFILPAGSLLTAHVHFARTVCRRTERLVVQLSKKEKMGTQPIIFLNRLSDFLFVLARWVNHLQNENEITWTKKI encoded by the coding sequence GTGAAAATCTACACAAAAACCGGCGACAAAGGTGAAACCTCTCTCTATGGAGGAAAACGAGTCTCTAAAGCTGCTATTCGAATTGAAGCTTACGGAACCGTCGATGAACTGAATTCGGTTATCGGTATTTGCCGGGCAATGAACCCGCCCCAAAGAGTTGATGAGGCGCTTATTAAAATCCAGCATCAGCTTTTTACACTCGGCGCCGATTTAGCTTCGCCATTATCGAACAGAAAAAATAAAAATGTTCCGAGAATTTCTGAAGATGATGCAAAGTTTTTGGAAGAATTGATTGATAAGTTAGATTCAGAAATAAAGCCGCTTCGGAATTTTATACTTCCGGCCGGCTCATTGCTCACAGCCCATGTTCATTTTGCACGGACTGTTTGTCGCCGCACTGAAAGATTAGTCGTACAACTCTCTAAAAAAGAAAAGATGGGCACACAACCTATTATTTTTTTAAACCGTCTCTCCGATTTTTTGTTTGTGCTGGCAAGGTGGGTTAACCATCTTCAAAACGAAAATGAAATAACCTGGACCAAGAAAATATAA